In the genome of Paramisgurnus dabryanus chromosome 18, PD_genome_1.1, whole genome shotgun sequence, one region contains:
- the LOC135776820 gene encoding olfactory receptor-like protein OLF3 — protein MDNISSYSFFTLTALDDYSTSSRITIFCFALSGYCLTVFVNLVLIFIITLEKILHQPMYIFVCSLCINGLFGATGFYPSFLYYLLMETNVISFEDCLIQSFAIFCYGGGEFTNLTVMAFDRYLAICRPLYYHTVMTSVTVWRLLTFIWMYPSVTALVMLLVTLRFPLCMNQIDKLYCETWILERLACQVDTAQFVISGIFAFLIVVMICFVICSYIKIIIACKHSVQNHKKFMTTCLPHLVALLNYVLWSLLNVSYVRFGSSTVPQVFKNFMSASYMIPPLVNPIIYGIVLTPIRTKVNYALQSLRRQDKA, from the coding sequence ATGGACAACATCTCCTCCTATTCGTTTTTCACTCTCACAGCTTTGGATGACTACAGCACATCCAGCCGGATCACTATATTCTGTTTTGCACTATCAGGCTATTGCTTGACTGTTTTTGTCAATTTAGTCTTAATTTTTATCATTACTCTGGAGAAAATTCTCCACCAGCCCATGTACATCTTTGTGTGTAGTTTATGTATAAATGGATTATTTGGTGCCACAGGATTTTACCCCTCCTTTCTATATTATTTACTTATGGAAACAAATGTCATTTCTTTTGAAGATTGTCTTATCCAAAGTTTTGCCATTTTTTGTTATGGGGGAGGTGAGTTTACTAATCTGACTGTAATGGCGTTTGATAGGTATTTAGCAATATGTCGACCGCTTTACTATCACACTGTTATGACTTCTGTCACTGTTTGGAGACTATTGACTTTTATTTGGATGTATCCTTCTGTTACTGCATTAGTGATGCTTCTGGTGACTCTCAGGTTTCCATTATGCATGAATCAGATAGACAAATTATACTGTGAGACGTGGATCTTAGAGAGGCTTGCGTGCCAAGTCGATACTGCTCAGTTTGTGATAAGTGGAATATTTGCATTTCTTATTGTTGTTATGATTTGTTTTGTGATTTGttcttatattaaaataataatcgCTTGTAAGCACTCCGTACAAAATCACAAGAAGTTCATGACTACCTGTTTACCACATTTGGTTGCTTTATTGAACTATGTGCTATGGTCTCTTCTTAATGTGTCATATGTCCGGTTTGGAAGCAGCACTGTGCCTCAGGTTTTCAAAAACTTCATGTCAGCTTCCTATATGATTCCACCTCTTGTCAATCCCATAATCTATGGAATAGTATTAACTCCCATTAGAACTAAAGTAAACTATGCCTTACAAAGCTTAAGAAGACAAGATAAGGCATAA